The Candidatus Binataceae bacterium genome segment AACCGGGCGGCCTTCACCGTGCGCAAGATTTCGTACGGGATCGGCGTCGAGCGCATCTTCCCGCTGCACTCGCCGCGGCTGGAAAAGATCCAGGTCCTGAGCCGCGGCCGCGTGCGCCGCGCGCGCCTCTACTACCTGCGCGAACTCTCGGGCAAGGCCGCCCGCGTCGCTTCGGCCTGAACCACGCGGAAGCCGCAACCCTGGCAATCAATCGGCATAGGGGGTAGCGCCGCAGCGCTAC includes the following:
- the rplS gene encoding 50S ribosomal protein L19, with protein sequence MNAIIRKLEERELRKDLPEFRVGDTLRLQVKVVEGEKERIQSFEGVVIKINGGGNRAAFTVRKISYGIGVERIFPLHSPRLEKIQVLSRGRVRRARLYYLRELSGKAARVASA